GAAAGAGGTGAAAAAATGAACTTACAAGCATTGAAGCAGCGCTCTCTTCAAAATGAAGATGTTCGTAAAGAGTATGATGCATTGGAAGGTGAGTTTGCACTTATCAATCAATTACTTGAAATGCGTAAGGCTGCAGGATTAACACAAGAGCAAGTAGCTGCGGTGATGCATACAAAGAAAAGTAATATTAGCCGCTTGGAAAAAGGTGGTGTTGCGCCGAAAGTTGACACTTTGAAACGTTACGCAAATGCTTGTGGTTATGAACTAAATCTTACGTTTCAGGCTAGAGCGGCAGGGTAGTTTATTGTATCAATGGATTTAGTTTAACAGCATCCTGTAAGTGATCGGGTGCAAGGTGAGCATACCTCATGGTCATGGTAATCGTACTGTGACCCAGGA
The DNA window shown above is from Aliamphritea ceti and carries:
- a CDS encoding helix-turn-helix domain-containing protein; amino-acid sequence: MNLQALKQRSLQNEDVRKEYDALEGEFALINQLLEMRKAAGLTQEQVAAVMHTKKSNISRLEKGGVAPKVDTLKRYANACGYELNLTFQARAAG